One window of the Dermacentor andersoni chromosome 10, qqDerAnde1_hic_scaffold, whole genome shotgun sequence genome contains the following:
- the LOC126519230 gene encoding scoloptoxin SSD14-like: MFDKGGAIGDAAVAALLCMGVTAPHVTGIGGGLMAVLYDKSTMKVQALDALGLSPASVTPDMFSTNASALKLGANAPIVPGALAGLKALHTKVGKLPWKDVFQPAIRLAKKGFTVGSHLAAALAKHEKVLSVSASLRQRFSNSTTGALLRKGDKLVQAQLAELLAKLAERGPEHLYQWELADEIEKNIADAGGSLRKSDLSLYHPVWQDPLSSRIGCSQQIHSAPIPGAGVVLAVAVHQINVA; encoded by the exons ATGTTCGACAAGGGCGGCGCCATCggggacgccgccgtggccgcgttGCTGTGCATGGGCGTCACCGCCCCACATGTCACCGGTATCGGCGGAGGTCTGATGGCCGTCCTTTACGACAA GTCCACGATGAAGGTTCAAGCCTTGGACGCCCTGGGACTGTCTCCGGCAAGCGTCACACCGGATATGTTTTCAACCAACGCGTCGGCGTTGAAACTCG GTGCCAACGCTCCAATCGTGCCGGGCGCGCTGGCAGGACTCAAGGCTCTGCACACCAAGGTGGGCAAGCTTCCCTGGAAGGACGTGTTCCAGCCGGCCATCCGCTTGGCCAAGAAGGGCTTCACCGTCGGATCCCACCTTGCCGCCGCCCTGGCGAAACATGAGAAAGTACTTAGCGTGTCGGCTTCCCTCAG gCAGCGATTCTCCAACAGCACCACCGGCGCTTTGTTGCGCAAGGGGGACAAGCTCGTCCAGGCGCAACTCGCCGAGCTGCTGGCGAAGCTGGCCGAACGCGGCCCGGAGCACCTTTACCAATGGGAGCTCGCCGACGAGATCGAAAAGAACATTGCGGACGCCG GTGGGTCCCTCAGGAAAAGCGACTTGTCGCTATACCATCCCGTCTGGCAGGATCCGCTGTCTTCCAGGATAGGGTGCAGTCAGCAGATACACTCGGCTCCCATTCCGGGCGCCGGCGTTGTGCTAGCCGTGGCCGTCCACCAGATAAACGTGGCGTGA